The genomic window TCCGCGTGGTCATCAGTGTCAATCTGCCTCTACGCCTTTTCTGCGTATATCTGCGTTGTTATCTGCATCATTCTGCTTCTATGTTTTTATTCTCCCGAGGTATAAAAATTCCTCAACTGAATTTCCGAAGTTAAGATTACATCCTGTTCTGGTTGAGGCATATCCATTACTAAATTCACACGCACGGTACGAATCTCATTTGCCGAAGCAGGGGTGCTTCCTATTTTATTATAATAAGTAAAAGTTAAATTATTGACATAATTGGCAAGGGAAATAAAATCGTCACTTGCTTCCGCGCTGGTTTTTTCACTCCTCAAAAGGGAATTATTGGCAAGTTTATATTCCACAATATAGGTAGTTCCTCCTAAGACCACATTGAATTTTATATTATTTGCCGTCCAGGTAGTCACCGTAAAGCGCTCTGCCTGACGCAATTCCCGGGAAAGCCTTTCCAAGGCAATTCTTCCTCTATCCACAATATCGGTTCTGGCAGTCCCCCCCGTCCAGACCTTAAGTCCCTGGGTAAGCATAAAGGTAAGCCCTAAGGAAATAATTCCTACAATAGCAATGGCAATGAGTAACTCAACGAGGGTAACAGACTTCTTTATCGCTAAAACACGCGAAAGCCAACGCGAAAATACGCTAAATTTTCGTCCTTGCAGTATCATAGACACGTCGAATAATCTCAACTTTATTTGCTGAGCCAAAATTAATTAGATAACCCACTTTATACATCGAAGATTTAAGATAATGCCAGAATTGCCTGATATCCTCTTTGGTTAAGAAGGGCTTCGCCTTTAATTCAATTAGAATTTCATCATTAACAATTAAATCCGGTGCATATGTTCCTACCTTTTTATTCTCATAAAATATTTCTATATGTTTATTTTTTTCTATATCTAATCCTTTATTCTTCAAGGCAACTATATAAGCATTATGATAAACATTCTCTTTATGTGCGTTTCCCAATTTCTTATAAATATCAAATGCTACTCCTTGTATTACATATGACAAATCTTTGGTAAACTAGCTCTGCCATTTTCGCGTCTTTTCGCGTTATATTTTAGCGTTTTTTAGCGCTACTGTATTTACTCCAACCCCTCGTAGTCCGTCTTCAGCATTATCAAATTCACCTGGGGAACAATTCCCCGATTATCAATTACACTCACCAGAATCCGCTTATAATCTCCACTGCTTACTATCTGATCAAGATTCAAGGAATTGACATAATTTACCATATACTGCAATTTAAAACCTTCGGCGGTAGCATTATTTACATAATAAGTTCCTAATACCAGGTCATTAAATTTCTTGGGCATTACATACTTTTCCATCACCTGTTGAGCATAATTTACAGCAATTACCCTTCTCTGTCCGGCTAAAATCCCTTTCATCCCTTGAGTAAAGGCATTAAAAAACAAAGCCACTCCCATACTCAAAACCGCAATAGCAATAAGAATTTCTACCAGTGTAAAACCGTTTTTGCGTCTTTGCGTCTTTGCGTTATTGCGTTTGGTGTTAAAGAGAGATTTAATCAATCCAGAGTCAATTTGAGAAACCTTATCTATTTTCCAGGCTTCTAACTCTTCAATTCTTTTTATCCTCATAGCCCAATATTCTCTACAACGCTATAACACTATAACGCAATAACACTATAACGAACCTATTCTATGGTCACCTCTCCGGTTACCCGATTCACCGTGATTGTAAGTGTATGATTTCCGCAGGACAAAACTATCGTTCCATTTGCCGACAAGTTCTCTGTCCCTACTTTGGACCTTCCTGAGGAATCAAAACTGAATTTGGAAGAGTTGGTAATGGTTGAACCATCAAAATCCACTGAAGAAATCTTTACTCCCTTAAATTCCGATAGATTATCAAAATCATAATTAATATCCTGATAACCCTTGGCCGGGTCCTTCAAATAACCGATTACTCCCTGAGCCCAAGTTGCGCCGTTAATTGTGCCATTATTGCCATAACCTGAGGAATCATAGGCAGTTGTGCCTTGTCCCTCATCCAATTTCCACCAGCCAACAAGTCCTGCCCGATTTTGCGGTTTTTTGTAGGTATAGGAATATTGAATCTCCTCTTGAGTCAAAGCCCGATTGTAGATGCGGACTTCGGAGATGAGGCCGTTAATATAATATGAACTTGCGTATTGTCCCAAGAGCATACCGGTTCCACTACTTCTCACATTGCCCGTTTGAGATTGAGAGCTTTGGAAGGAACCATTAACATAACCTTTTATTAGTGCTCCATCGTAAGTCATAACTAAATGATACCATGAGCCTGTGGTTATGCCCGAAGAAATATTAAATACAACTCCTGTGCCACTAGTGTTTGTAACGCCTAGTCTGAACTCGCCAGTTTCCGTCTTGTAATCAATCTCTGCGTCTGTACTCCCTTTCATTGCTACGACTTGCCAGTTACCTGTGTTAGCAGAGGGTTTTACCCAGGCTTCAAGCGTTATTCCGCCCATTCCACCGGAAGGGTCTATGCTTGCAGAAGTTGCTATACTCACATAATCA from Candidatus Omnitrophota bacterium includes these protein-coding regions:
- a CDS encoding prepilin-type N-terminal cleavage/methylation domain-containing protein produces the protein MILQGRKFSVFSRWLSRVLAIKKSVTLVELLIAIAIVGIISLGLTFMLTQGLKVWTGGTARTDIVDRGRIALERLSRELRQAERFTVTTWTANNIKFNVVLGGTTYIVEYKLANNSLLRSEKTSAEASDDFISLANYVNNLTFTYYNKIGSTPASANEIRTVRVNLVMDMPQPEQDVILTSEIQLRNFYTSGE
- a CDS encoding GxxExxY protein codes for the protein MSYVIQGVAFDIYKKLGNAHKENVYHNAYIVALKNKGLDIEKNKHIEIFYENKKVGTYAPDLIVNDEILIELKAKPFLTKEDIRQFWHYLKSSMYKVGYLINFGSANKVEIIRRVYDTARTKI
- a CDS encoding prepilin-type N-terminal cleavage/methylation domain-containing protein — protein: MRIKRIEELEAWKIDKVSQIDSGLIKSLFNTKRNNAKTQRRKNGFTLVEILIAIAVLSMGVALFFNAFTQGMKGILAGQRRVIAVNYAQQVMEKYVMPKKFNDLVLGTYYVNNATAEGFKLQYMVNYVNSLNLDQIVSSGDYKRILVSVIDNRGIVPQVNLIMLKTDYEGLE